A single window of Streptomyces aquilus DNA harbors:
- a CDS encoding DUF317 domain-containing protein, whose protein sequence is MPDTEEIDGDVYVFPRYLAGSTYTGDPALEPLMALGWELTHDDLANVYVTAPDRKIRLGYLPEGDDDGLWRINAYSDPFGPPAWGVTFNDTCPTEFVTAFTTALATAYQSGPDYYLAQPDPSDPELDAFHAVVPLINRGWTIQHPRWGVLEMQTPDGMAGLEYAQGRLDAEKELTTLQARWYLWGGPKSGYARWYATASTNTPIPLVTAITESVSDPAPLPRWKDEMLRGLRESAQLVPVTPPPPPVPTPLDVRRIAPRRAPALTTRSIPRWSTTTTPSAVLTARRSGPHR, encoded by the coding sequence GTGCCCGACACCGAAGAGATCGACGGCGACGTCTACGTTTTCCCCCGCTATCTCGCCGGCAGCACCTACACCGGCGACCCGGCCCTCGAGCCCCTGATGGCACTCGGCTGGGAGCTGACCCACGACGACCTCGCCAACGTCTACGTCACCGCGCCAGACCGCAAGATCCGCCTCGGCTACCTGCCCGAAGGCGACGACGACGGACTGTGGCGCATCAACGCCTACTCCGATCCTTTCGGCCCGCCCGCCTGGGGCGTCACCTTCAACGACACCTGCCCCACCGAGTTCGTCACCGCGTTCACCACGGCCCTGGCGACCGCGTACCAGTCCGGGCCCGACTACTACCTCGCTCAGCCCGACCCAAGTGACCCCGAACTCGACGCCTTCCACGCCGTCGTCCCGCTCATCAACCGCGGCTGGACCATCCAGCACCCGCGATGGGGAGTCCTGGAGATGCAGACCCCGGACGGCATGGCCGGCCTCGAATATGCCCAGGGCAGGCTCGATGCCGAGAAGGAACTCACCACGCTGCAGGCCCGCTGGTACCTGTGGGGCGGCCCAAAGAGCGGATACGCCCGCTGGTACGCCACCGCCTCCACGAACACCCCGATCCCACTGGTCACGGCCATCACCGAGAGCGTGTCCGACCCCGCGCCCCTGCCGCGCTGGAAGGACGAGATGCTGCGCGGCCTGCGCGAGAGCGCCCAACTCGTTCCTGTCACCCCTCCGCCGCCTCCGGTTCCCACGCCCCTCGACGTCCGGCGTATCGCCCCACGCCGGGCGCCCGCGCTGACCACGCGCAGCATCCCGCGCTGGAGCACCACGACAACTCCGTCCGCAGTCCTGACCGCCCGGCGCTCTGGCCCCCACCGCTGA
- a CDS encoding HAD family hydrolase yields MTRTYDSRTGVEALILDYNGVAGLQPPTAMWTRLADLAEWPDRHLPSFQDAFWAPRNAYDAGQLSDLAYWAKVLGHHPGPRWLRTLRDADTAMWTHTDPRVLDTLYRARAARLPMVLLSNAPAHLSNVLDATDWRRELMDDALYSARLGLCKPDPAAYEHALAATGADDPGRVLFVDDREDNCRAAAELGLRTLHYTGQPAELATQLLPVIAERTGS; encoded by the coding sequence TTGACCCGCACCTACGACTCCCGGACCGGCGTAGAAGCCCTGATCCTCGACTACAACGGGGTTGCGGGACTGCAACCCCCGACTGCCATGTGGACCCGCCTGGCCGACCTCGCCGAGTGGCCCGACCGGCATCTCCCCTCGTTCCAGGACGCCTTCTGGGCTCCCCGCAACGCCTACGACGCAGGGCAACTGAGCGATCTCGCCTACTGGGCCAAGGTGCTCGGTCACCACCCCGGCCCGCGATGGCTGCGCACCCTGCGCGACGCCGACACCGCCATGTGGACCCACACCGACCCACGCGTCCTCGACACCCTGTACCGCGCCCGGGCCGCGAGGCTGCCCATGGTTTTGCTCTCCAACGCCCCGGCCCACCTCAGCAACGTCCTGGACGCCACCGACTGGCGGCGCGAACTGATGGACGACGCCCTGTACTCCGCACGCCTCGGCCTGTGCAAGCCCGATCCGGCAGCATACGAACACGCCCTGGCCGCCACCGGCGCCGACGACCCTGGGCGCGTGCTGTTCGTCGACGACCGCGAGGACAACTGCCGGGCCGCCGCCGAGCTGGGCCTGCGCACCCTGCACTACACCGGCCAACCCGCAGAACTCGCCACGCAGTTGCTGCCCGTCATCGCGGAGCGCACCGGCTCCTGA
- a CDS encoding MFS transporter, protein MRKTVAIELVRSRRLLIGYFAGLGVVMAVFGARMPAVQSAAAVSTGGLALVLLAAALGMVAGLQAGGRLASPARLPALLTGGAMALAACLAILGVCSSLESLFAAAFVFGVAHGVLDVAANASAVRCQDAHGRPIMGRLHASYSLGALLGAALAAATAHTSHTVLFTGVAVCAAAAAGATTALARTLASSGLKPVHHPAAQGPGERGDRSQPRVRLLGVLAAATLLGEGAAADWAAVHLHDLGATAATSAAAYGSYSAAMATGRLVGDRLTARFGASAVVRAGAALAALGLATGLAGSTIAFALFGWAAFGLGLSVTIPSLITAAGTGGPRAVATVAVTGYVGLLAGPAVIGALATVTALPHALLLPALLAVTVATLAPKALERTTP, encoded by the coding sequence GTGAGGAAAACCGTAGCGATCGAGCTGGTGCGCAGCCGACGCCTGCTGATCGGGTACTTCGCCGGCCTGGGTGTGGTCATGGCCGTCTTCGGCGCCCGCATGCCCGCCGTCCAGTCCGCCGCCGCGGTGAGCACCGGAGGGCTTGCCCTGGTCCTGCTGGCCGCCGCCCTCGGCATGGTCGCCGGACTCCAGGCGGGTGGGCGCCTCGCCAGCCCGGCCCGCCTGCCCGCGCTGCTGACCGGCGGCGCCATGGCCCTCGCCGCCTGTCTCGCCATCCTCGGGGTCTGCTCCAGTCTGGAGAGCCTGTTCGCGGCGGCGTTCGTCTTCGGCGTCGCGCACGGCGTCCTCGACGTCGCGGCCAATGCCTCGGCGGTCCGCTGCCAGGACGCCCACGGCCGCCCCATCATGGGGAGGCTGCACGCGAGTTACAGCCTCGGCGCCCTCCTCGGCGCCGCGCTGGCCGCTGCCACCGCTCACACCTCACACACCGTTCTGTTCACAGGCGTCGCCGTCTGCGCCGCCGCGGCGGCAGGAGCCACGACGGCTCTGGCCCGGACACTCGCCAGCTCTGGACTCAAGCCCGTGCACCATCCTGCTGCACAGGGCCCGGGCGAACGCGGGGATCGGTCGCAGCCCCGGGTGCGGCTGCTGGGCGTCCTGGCAGCGGCAACATTGCTGGGCGAAGGCGCTGCTGCCGACTGGGCTGCCGTCCACTTGCACGACCTCGGCGCGACGGCCGCGACCAGCGCTGCGGCATACGGGTCCTACAGCGCCGCCATGGCCACAGGCCGCCTCGTCGGTGACCGGCTCACCGCCCGCTTCGGCGCCTCAGCCGTCGTACGCGCCGGCGCCGCTTTGGCCGCGCTCGGCCTCGCCACCGGACTGGCCGGCTCCACCATCGCCTTCGCCCTGTTCGGCTGGGCGGCCTTCGGCCTGGGCCTGTCCGTCACCATCCCCAGCCTGATCACCGCCGCGGGCACTGGCGGACCCCGCGCGGTCGCCACCGTCGCGGTCACCGGCTACGTCGGCCTGCTCGCCGGTCCCGCCGTCATCGGCGCCCTCGCCACCGTCACTGCGCTCCCGCACGCGCTGCTGCTGCCCGCCCTCCTCGCCGTAACCGTCGCCACCCTCGCCCCCAAAGCCCTGGAGAGAACGACCCCTTGA
- a CDS encoding ATP-grasp domain-containing protein, whose protein sequence is MEAHAYRGYCLENVRAHYDVVLISGAEPTWEKDFLLDYVVADLTDQAALGAAGRALAERYELAGVMTWTEWYLVPVARLARQLGLPTTAPEALQGCRNKHTSRSLFARHGVPSAVSVSVRTEREAADAAALIGYPVVLKPAAHAASMGVIRVDTANDFPGAYAFAARTADHGVESTQVLVEEYLDGPEVSVECVTHQGQTTVVAVTRKTVGMPPFFEELAHVVDANDPLLAAVAPVAVAALDAVGITDGVSHVEIRIVDGRPRLIEVNARIAGDMIGHLVHLATGVDLASAAADIACGRTPDLTPTRRQAAAIRFIYPAYSGTLTARDVVKPTGGVERVRFQRQPGDQLVLPEDGGNLFTARVGFVITTGPTATAAQNRAQEAYRNLDVQVAAAPQTAPATGEHAA, encoded by the coding sequence ATGGAGGCGCACGCGTATCGCGGCTACTGCCTTGAGAACGTCCGCGCCCACTACGACGTCGTCCTGATCTCCGGCGCCGAGCCGACCTGGGAGAAGGACTTCCTCCTCGACTACGTCGTCGCCGACCTCACCGACCAGGCGGCACTCGGCGCGGCCGGGCGAGCGCTCGCCGAACGCTACGAGCTGGCCGGCGTGATGACCTGGACCGAGTGGTACCTCGTCCCTGTCGCCCGACTCGCCCGCCAGCTCGGCCTGCCCACCACGGCTCCAGAAGCCCTCCAGGGCTGCCGCAACAAGCACACCAGCCGGAGCCTGTTCGCCCGCCACGGAGTGCCCTCCGCCGTATCCGTCAGCGTGCGCACCGAGCGGGAGGCGGCCGATGCCGCCGCGCTGATCGGCTATCCCGTCGTCCTCAAGCCCGCCGCGCACGCCGCGAGCATGGGCGTCATCCGCGTCGACACGGCCAATGACTTTCCGGGTGCGTATGCCTTCGCCGCGCGCACCGCCGACCACGGTGTGGAGAGCACCCAGGTCCTGGTCGAGGAGTACCTCGACGGCCCGGAGGTGAGCGTCGAGTGCGTCACCCATCAGGGGCAGACCACCGTGGTCGCCGTCACCCGCAAGACCGTCGGGATGCCGCCCTTCTTCGAGGAGCTGGCGCACGTGGTCGACGCGAACGACCCGCTGCTCGCCGCCGTGGCACCGGTCGCCGTCGCGGCCCTCGACGCCGTCGGCATCACCGACGGTGTCAGCCACGTCGAGATCCGCATCGTCGACGGCCGCCCTCGCCTGATCGAGGTCAACGCGCGCATCGCCGGCGACATGATCGGTCACCTCGTCCACCTGGCCACCGGCGTCGATCTCGCCAGCGCCGCCGCCGACATCGCCTGCGGACGTACCCCTGACCTGACGCCTACCCGCCGCCAGGCTGCGGCGATCCGCTTCATCTACCCCGCCTATTCCGGCACCCTGACCGCCCGCGATGTCGTGAAGCCCACCGGGGGAGTGGAGCGCGTGCGTTTCCAGCGACAGCCCGGAGACCAGCTCGTGCTCCCCGAGGACGGCGGCAATCTGTTCACCGCCCGCGTCGGCTTCGTCATCACCACCGGGCCGACTGCCACCGCCGCCCAGAACCGCGCCCAAGAGGCGTACCGCAACCTCGACGTCCAGGTGGCCGCGGCCCCGCAGACGGCTCCGGCCACCGGGGAGCACGCCGCGTGA
- a CDS encoding MFS transporter → MRSRVGPRHARRPVPTVLRGIYLPRSTDAAAFAMATYGIPLLVLATTNSAALTGLAFALEWIPRLGAFAFAGALVDRHGTTTVLRYASVARALVALAAAYFLPQQEAGLGATVTVMVLAASTGIFTECSYIAVETAGGVASREAGARAHRVQSVLLGIDQVATLSGPALAGLLLQWTGATGMLLVIAVFSLLTSVLAPRQCLRPEPAGAQPVGKGLRTGWATLRALPALGWLVAGLTVSNLAVGLLQAAAPVIIVKQLGHSTADVGFIWSVAAVASLGAVLLCRKAIDRFGLWPVGVVSATIAATACLAVSVAGTYHAYLALIAVLMAGEGGMTVVLRTLRSRLIPPDVFGTTLSLTILLLLLPFPVAGVLVALVPPAELGHVITLCAVLQAAGLFTAFARLRATPALRTSFA, encoded by the coding sequence GTGAGATCCCGTGTCGGACCGCGGCATGCCCGCCGCCCGGTCCCCACAGTGCTGCGCGGCATCTACCTGCCGCGCAGCACGGACGCCGCCGCGTTCGCCATGGCCACCTACGGCATCCCGCTGCTGGTATTGGCCACCACCAACTCCGCAGCCCTGACCGGCCTCGCCTTCGCGCTGGAATGGATCCCGCGACTGGGCGCGTTCGCCTTCGCCGGGGCCCTGGTCGACCGCCATGGCACTACCACCGTGCTCCGCTACGCCTCCGTTGCCCGCGCCCTGGTCGCCCTGGCCGCCGCGTACTTCCTGCCGCAGCAGGAAGCGGGGCTTGGGGCAACGGTCACCGTCATGGTCCTTGCCGCGTCCACCGGCATCTTCACCGAGTGCTCGTACATCGCGGTCGAGACCGCGGGCGGGGTCGCTAGCCGTGAGGCCGGCGCCCGCGCCCACCGGGTGCAGTCGGTGCTCCTCGGCATCGACCAGGTTGCCACCCTCTCCGGACCCGCACTGGCCGGCCTCCTGCTCCAGTGGACCGGCGCCACCGGCATGCTGCTGGTGATCGCCGTCTTCTCCCTGCTCACCAGCGTCCTCGCTCCGCGCCAGTGCCTCCGACCGGAGCCCGCCGGTGCGCAGCCCGTCGGCAAGGGACTGCGCACCGGATGGGCGACCCTGCGCGCCCTGCCGGCACTCGGCTGGCTGGTGGCCGGACTGACCGTGTCCAACCTGGCCGTGGGCCTGCTGCAGGCCGCCGCCCCGGTGATCATCGTCAAGCAGCTCGGCCACTCCACAGCCGACGTCGGATTCATCTGGTCGGTTGCCGCCGTCGCCTCGCTCGGCGCGGTCCTCCTGTGCCGCAAGGCGATCGACCGCTTCGGCCTGTGGCCGGTCGGCGTCGTATCCGCAACGATCGCCGCCACCGCGTGCCTGGCCGTCTCCGTCGCCGGCACCTACCACGCCTATCTCGCCCTGATCGCCGTCCTCATGGCCGGCGAGGGCGGCATGACCGTCGTGCTGCGCACCCTGCGCTCCCGCCTCATCCCCCCGGACGTGTTCGGCACCACCCTCTCCCTGACGATCTTGCTGCTGTTGCTGCCCTTCCCCGTGGCCGGCGTCCTCGTCGCCCTCGTGCCGCCAGCCGAGCTCGGCCACGTCATCACGCTCTGCGCCGTGCTCCAGGCTGCGGGCCTGTTCACCGCCTTCGCCCGGCTGCGCGCCACGCCCGCCCTGCGCACTTCCTTCGCCTGA
- a CDS encoding winged helix-turn-helix transcriptional regulator, with protein sequence MATTAPPATPNDLLGVTKTLDLLAPRWSVWVLMTVSSQPLRYAEFKPRLPWLADGQLHPRLRHLTNAGVIERTEYAPRHVTYGLTGRGAALLPVLSVIASWGDTYLEKELVTNKHTGELEPERIAPAQNIDDAVALLVPRHATPILFSLQARGIATAKTLASEAMPGYGLTAVYKPLERLVADGLVTASGTGGYQLTASGRALAPVFQAISAWATAPAPEADARRTRGPGAAPSQNHSGPWATTPTRLPAPAVPAAPAVRPALTTTPPGGPAWRPGDLFSHQIPARPISPAGGPRR encoded by the coding sequence TTGGCCACCACCGCGCCGCCCGCCACACCGAACGATCTCTTGGGCGTCACCAAGACCCTGGACCTGCTCGCTCCGCGCTGGAGCGTGTGGGTGCTGATGACCGTCTCCTCCCAGCCGCTGCGCTACGCCGAGTTCAAGCCGAGGCTTCCGTGGCTGGCGGACGGGCAGCTCCACCCCCGGCTGCGTCACCTCACCAACGCCGGCGTCATCGAGCGTACGGAGTACGCCCCGCGCCACGTCACCTACGGCCTCACCGGCCGCGGTGCCGCGCTGCTGCCCGTCCTCTCGGTGATCGCGTCGTGGGGCGACACGTATCTGGAGAAGGAGCTGGTCACCAACAAGCACACCGGCGAGCTGGAGCCCGAGCGGATCGCGCCGGCCCAGAACATTGACGACGCGGTCGCGCTGCTCGTGCCGCGGCACGCCACCCCGATCCTGTTCTCCCTGCAGGCCCGGGGCATCGCGACGGCCAAGACGCTGGCGAGTGAGGCGATGCCCGGCTACGGGCTGACCGCCGTCTACAAGCCCCTGGAACGCCTGGTTGCCGACGGACTTGTCACGGCCAGCGGAACCGGTGGCTACCAGCTGACCGCGAGCGGCCGGGCACTCGCCCCCGTTTTCCAGGCGATATCCGCCTGGGCCACCGCCCCGGCCCCCGAGGCCGATGCCCGTCGGACTCGGGGGCCGGGCGCCGCCCCGTCGCAGAACCATTCCGGCCCGTGGGCGACCACTCCGACCCGCCTTCCCGCACCGGCGGTTCCGGCAGCGCCAGCAGTCCGCCCCGCGCTGACCACGACGCCCCCGGGCGGCCCGGCGTGGCGGCCCGGCGACCTCTTCTCCCACCAGATACCCGCCCGCCCGATCTCCCCGGCAGGAGGCCCGCGCCGATGA
- a CDS encoding SH3 domain-containing protein, whose translation MRSTRIAVSAALLGALVLPLASTATASAAPAQAPASMTDPTCSKPGPWTLSTKAITIRAKASVNSQALGILYRGHKFTVHKTSGKWRYITDRTTGVKGWVSAKYVYRPAGMCLD comes from the coding sequence ATGCGCTCAACCCGCATAGCCGTCTCCGCTGCCCTGCTCGGTGCCCTCGTGCTGCCGCTGGCCTCCACCGCCACCGCGAGTGCTGCACCCGCGCAGGCGCCTGCCTCCATGACCGACCCGACCTGCAGCAAGCCCGGTCCGTGGACGCTCAGCACCAAGGCCATCACCATCCGCGCCAAGGCGTCCGTCAACTCCCAGGCACTCGGGATTCTGTACCGGGGCCACAAATTCACCGTGCACAAGACCAGCGGAAAGTGGCGCTACATCACCGACAGGACGACCGGCGTAAAGGGCTGGGTCTCCGCCAAGTACGTCTACCGCCCGGCCGGCATGTGCCTGGACTAG